From Plasmodium yoelii strain 17X genome assembly, chromosome: 11, a single genomic window includes:
- a CDS encoding falcilysin, with protein MKLMKVLGYINIITNCVNGILCKGDKKRYSIFTNNYIYSISTLNNYSFAATMNKMPAWVNEKCPEHKSYDIVEKRYNENLNLTYTVYEHKKAKTQVIALGSNDPLDAEQAFGFYVKTLTHSDKGIPHILEHTVLSGSKNFNYKDSMGLLEKGTLNTHLNAYTFNDRTIYMAGSMNNRDFFNIMAVYMDSVFQPNVLENKFIFQTEGWTYEVEKLKEEEKNLDIPKIKDYKVSFNGIVYNEMKGAFSNPLQDLYYEVMRNMFPDNVHSNISGGDPKEIPNLSYEEFKEFYYKNYNPKKIKVFFFSKNNPTELLNFVDNYLCQLDFTKYRDDAVEHVNYQEYRKGPFYIKKKFADHSEEKENLASVSWLLNPKKHKNSDADLSLESPTDYFALLIINNLLTHTSESVLYKALIESGLGNSIVDRGLNDSLVQYVFSIGLKGIKEKNEKNISLDKVHYEVEKIVLEALQKVVKEGFNKSAVEAAINNIEFVLKEANLKISKSIDFVFEMASRLNYGKDPLLIFEFEKHLNVVKDKIKNEPKYLEKYVEKHLLNNDHRVVILLEGDENYGAEQEKLEKDMLKKRIESFTEKEKENIITDFENLTKYKNTEESPEHLDKFPIISISDLNEKTLEIPVNPFFTNLNNENNMENYNKTKDNQTLIKENMDRFINKYILNKDGNYTNDSKNADVPMLIYEIPTSGILYLQFIFSLDNLTLEELSYLNLFKSLILENKTNKRSSEEFVILREKNIGNMMTNVALLSTSDRLNVTDKYNAKGFFNFEMHMLSHKCNDALEIALEALKESDFSNKKKVIEILKRKINGMKTTFASKGHSILIKYVKSRINSKYYAYDLIHGYDNYLKLQEQLKLAETNYESLEAILNRIRKKIFKRNNLIMNVTVDPGTIDQLFAKSKNSFNNLLSYFDENESYCSKDDSFNKVVGWNKEIQDKKLLEGEEVKKELLVVPTFVNSVSMSGVLFNKGEYLDPSFTVIVAALKNSYLWETVRGLNGAYGVFADIEYDGTVVFLSARDPNLEKTLQTFREAAQGLRKMADVMTKNDLLRYIINAIGTIDRPRRGVELSKLSFSRIISNETEQDRIEFRNRVMNTKKEDFYKFADLLEKKVKEFEKNVVIITSKEKANEYINNVDKDFKKILIE; from the coding sequence atgaaattaatGAAAGTTTTAGGATATATTAACATCATCACAAATTGCGTAAATGGGATTTTATGCAAAGGAGATAAGAAAAGATATAGTATATTtacaaataattatatttattcaataagcacattaaataattattcgTTTGCTGCAACCATGAATAAAATGCCTGCGTGGGTTAATGAAAAATGCCCAGAGCATAAAAGTTACGATATTGTTGAAAAAAGATATAATGAGAATTTAAATTTGACTTATACTGTTTATGAACATAAAAAGGCCAAAACACAAGTTATAGCATTAGGGTCAAATGACCCATTAGATGCTGAACAAGCATTTGGATTTTATGTTAAAACGTTGACCCATTCAGATAAAGGGATACCCCATATATTAGAGCATACAGTTTTATCTGGTTcgaaaaattttaattataaggATTCTATGGGTCTATTAGAAAAGGGAACGTTAAATACACATCTAAATGCTTACACATTTAATGATAGAACTATATATATGGCTGGGTCAATGAATAACAGAgacttttttaatataatggCAGTATATATGGATAGTGTATTTCAACCAAATgttttagaaaataaatttatttttcaaacaGAAGGATGGACATATGAAGTCGAAAAGTTAAAAGAAGAGGAAAAGAATTTAGATATTCCTAAAATTAAAGATTATAAAGTTTCATTTAATGGTATTGTATATAATGAAATGAAAGGAGCCTTTAGCAATCCATTACAAGATTTATATTATGAAGTTATGAGAAATATGTTTCCTGATAATGTTCATTCAAATATCAGTGGTGGTGATCCAAAAGAAATTCCAAACTTATCTTATGAAGAATTTAAAGAATTCtattacaaaaattataatccCAAAAAGATTaaggtatttttttttagtaaaaataatccaaccgaattattaaattttgtaGATAATTACTTATGTCAATTAGATTTTACTAAGTATAGAGATGATGCTGTGGAACATGTAAATTATCAAGAATATAGAAAAGGACCCttttatataaagaaaaaatttgCTGACCATtcagaagaaaaagaaaatttagCCTCAGTTTCATGGTTGTTGAATccaaaaaaacataaaaattcaGATGCTGATCTAAGCTTAGAATCACCAACAGATTATTTtgcattattaataataaataatttattaactcATACATCAGAAAGTGTATTATATAAAGCTTTAATAGAAAGTGGTTTGGGTAATAGTATTGTTGATAGAGGTTTAAACGATAGTTTAGTTCAATATGTTTTCAGCATAGGGCTAAAAGGAATTaaggaaaaaaatgagaaaaatataagtttaGATAAAGTACATTATGAAGTCgaaaaaattgttttagAGGCTTTGCAAAAAGTTGTTAAAGAAGGTTTTAATAAATCAGCTGTAGAAGCAGCCATAAATAACATAGAATTTGTTTTAAAAGAAgctaatttaaaaatatcgaAAAGTATAgattttgtttttgaaatggCATCAAGATTGAATTATGGAAAAGAtccattattaatatttgaaTTCGAAAAACATTTAAATGTTGTTAAAGATAAGATAAAAAACGAACCCAAATACTTAGAAAAATACGTTGAGAagcatttattaaataatgatcATCGTGTAGTCATCTTGCTTGAAGGTGATGAAAATTATGGAGCTGAACaagaaaaattagaaaaagacatgttaaaaaaaagaatagaAAGCTTTACagaaaaggaaaaagaaaatattataactgATTTCGaaaatttaacaaaatataaaaatacagaAGAATCACCAGAACATTTGGATAAATTCCCAATTATAAGTATATCTGATTTGAATGAAAAAACATTAGAAATTCCAGTAAACCCATTCTTTactaatttaaataatgaaaacaaTATGGAAAATTACAATAAAACTAAAGATAACCAAACATTGATTAAGGAAAATATGGACCgttttataaataagtaCATTCTTAATAAGGATGGAAATTATACGAATGATAGTAAAAATGCTGATGTACCAATgttaatatatgaaatacCTACAAGTggcatattatatttacaattcatattttcattGGACAATTTAACACTTGAAGAGTTAAGCTATTTAAATCTTTTTAAAAGTTTAATTcttgaaaataaaacaaataaaagatCTTCTGAAgaatttgttattttaagagaaaaaaatataggtAATATGATGACAAATGTAGCATTATTATCTACTAGCGATCGCTTAAATGTAACTGACAAATATAATGCAAAaggtttttttaattttgagaTGCATATGTTAAGTCATAAATGTAATGATGCTTTAGAAATTGCTTTAGAAGCATTAAAGGAATCcgatttttcaaataaaaaaaaagtaattgAAATTTTgaagagaaaaataaatggaaTGAAAACGACATTCGCTTCAAAAGGacattctatattaataaaatatgttaaatctCGTATCAATTCAAAATATTATGCTTATGATTTAATACATGGTTATGACAATTATCTAAAATTACAAGAGCAATTAAAATTAGCCGAAACTAACTATGAATCCCTTGAAGCCATATTAAATAGaatcagaaaaaaaatatttaaaagaaataatttaataatgaATGTAACAGTTGATCCAGGAACTATTGATCAGTTATTTGCCAAATCAAAAAATTCGTTCAATAATTTATTGTCATattttgatgaaaatgaatCATATTGTTCCAAAGATGATAGTTTTAATAAAGTGGTTGGATGGAATAAAGAAATACAAGATAAGAAATTATTGGAAGGAGAAGAggtaaaaaaagaattacTTGTTGTCCCAACATTTGTAAATTCAGTATCCATGTCTGGAGTTTTGTTTAATAAAGGCGAATATCTTGACCCAAGTTTTACTGTTATAGTAGCAGCATTAAAAAACTCATACTTATGGGAAACTGTTCGAGGTCTTAATGGTGCTTATGGTGTGTTTGCTGATATTGAATATGATGGTACTGTTGTATTTTTATCAGCAAGAGACccaaatttagaaaaaacatTGCAAACATTTAGAGAAGCAGCTCAAGGTTTAAGAAAAATGGCAGATGTTATGacaaaaaatgatttattaaGATATATAATCAATGCTATTGGAACAATTGATAGACCTAGAAGAGGTGTTGAATTGAGCAAACTTTCATTTTCAAGAATTATATCAAATGAAACTGAACAAGATAGAATTGAATTCAGAAATAGAGTTATGAATACTAAAAAAGAAgacttttataaatttgcagatttattagaaaaaaaagttaaagaatttgaaaaaaatgttgtCATCATAACTAGTAAAGAAAAGgcaaatgaatatataaataatgttgACAaagattttaaaaaaatacttatCGAATAA
- a CDS encoding protein methyltransferase has product MPLKNKYGILNIGIEYNYNDVNDVQISELSPDFIVTNLFKESPVNSNNFSSISHNNSNEENNKNSEYQVSPLFGDKFEDTDIWKENIYGQISEWIDTDNTNEDFSKYSIDALNKQIQWSSYISVNNLIINTPLYNKCDNYARCINSNIHNYNGVSITLKVPLAQKIKDIEHLNTNFNNISKNKDSSNDACEHIINGWNIWAKFISYCNFDFSNMNVAIEFVNIKDININNINLDIWKSEPVKLIIIPLDVFFIDSKTGYPYLPKKLKDLLIFFFRKNIDVVLTARKKGGDNYIYNTESGGIYLEGKKIEIDEMNMIEKTNNRYKLGKDAKENPEAKNEFVDNIYYLKCCIYYLKRLFMSIENFDTHTLFDSSYWDYLQIPLQPLKDNLSSQVYEIFERDKTKYEKYELAISKYLCDELNKKKYNNDNLNLSNEENNNSDKSKISKSDERHFIIFVVGAGRGPLVDCTLKALETNKINNYSIYAIEKNDSAILVLKNRLLNEKWKNVKVINSDMRHLKIDIKADLIVSELLGSFGDNELFPECLDSMEKYLKEDGISIPQNCLSYVEPISCAKVYYKLCNNNFPGNNENFYVINLYSYYKISEGPKECFYFDIPSKNIKNDNSNNNRYKNINFKVINDSYLHGFLCYFNSKLYNDVYLSIEPNTHTNNLHSWYPLFIPINKIIFLKNKQNLSFSIWRLTDNHKIWYEWCVNEPTSTNIHNYNARHFSIGK; this is encoded by the coding sequence ATGcctctaaaaaataaatatggaaTTTTAAACATAGGGATAGAATATAACTACAATGATGTGAATGATGTACAAATAAGTGAGCTAAGCCCAGATTTTATTGTGACAAATCTTTTTAAAGAAAGTCCAGTAAACTCTAATAACTTTAGTAGTATTAGCCACAATAAttcaaatgaagaaaataataaaaattccgAATATCAAGTGTCTCCACTATTTGGGGATAAATTTGAAGATACAGATATATggaaagaaaatatttatggaCAAATATCGGAATGGATCGATACAGATAATACAAATGAAGATTTTAGCAAATACTCTATCGATGCTCTTAATAAACAAATACAGTGGTCAAGTTATATATCAGTAaacaatttaattattaacaccccattatataataaatgtgaTAATTATGCTAGATGCATTAATTCCAATATTCACAACTACAATGGAGTTTCAATAACTCTAAAAGTTCCATTAgcccaaaaaataaaagatatcGAACACCTAAAtactaattttaataatatttcaaaaaataaagatagtAGTAATGATGCATGTGAACATATAATAAACGGATGGAATATTTGGGCTAAGTTTATATCTTATTGtaattttgatttttcaaATATGAATGTAGCTATAGAATTTGTAAACATAAaagatattaatattaataatataaatttagatatatgGAAATCAGAACCCGTTAAATTAATAATCATACCTCTCgatgtattttttatagacTCTAAAACTGGATATCCATATTTACCGAAAAAATTGAAAgatcttttaatatttttttttagaaaaaatattgatGTAGTATTAACTGCTCGCAAAAAGGGGGGAGATAATTACATATACAATACGGAAAGCGGAGGCATATATTTGGAAGgaaaaaaaatcgaaataGACGAAATGAATATGatagaaaaaacaaataatagaTATAAATTAGGTAAAGATGCTAAGGAAAATCCAGAGGCTAAGAATGAATTCGTTGACAATATTTACTATCTGAAATGTTGTATATATTACTTAAAAAGATTGTTTATGTCAattgaaaattttgataCCCACACTTTATTTGACAGCTCATATTGGGATTATTTACAAATTCCCTTGCAACCATTAAAAGACAATTTATCATCTCAAGTTTATGAAATATTTGAAAgagataaaacaaaatatgagAAATACGAGTTAGCTATTTCAAAGTATTTATGTGATGAactaaacaaaaaaaaatataataatgataatctTAACCTatcaaatgaagaaaataataattcagaTAAAAGTAAGATAAGTAAATCGGATGAaagacattttattatatttgtagTAGGGGCTGGTAGAGGGCCGTTAGTCGATTGTACATTAAAAGCGTTAGAAacgaataaaataaataactattcTATTTATGCAATAGAAAAAAACGATAGTGCTATTTTAGTATTAAAAAATCGATTGCTAAatgaaaaatggaaaaatgtTAAAGTTATTAATAGTGATATGAGGCATCTAAAAATAGATATAAAAGCAGATTTAATTGTTAGTGAATTATTAGGTTCATTTGGAGATAATGAGCTTTTCCCTGAATGCTTAGACAGTatggaaaaatatttaaaagaagACGGGATTAGTATTCCACAAAATTGTTTATCTTATGTTGAACCAATTTCGTGCGCaaaagtttattataaattatgtaataACAATTTTCCAGGAAATAATGAgaatttttatgttattaacttatattcttattataaaatttcaGAAGGGCCTAAagaatgtttttattttgatataccaagtaaaaatataaaaaatgataattctaataataatcgttataaaaatatcaacTTTAAAGTAATAAATGATTCATATTTACATGGATTTTTATGTTACTTtaattcaaaattatataatgatGTATATTTATCAATTGAACCAAATACCCATACAAATAACTTACACAGTTGGTATCCTTTATTCATTCCAAtcaacaaaattatttttttaaaaaataaacaaaaccTTTCTTTTAGTATTTGGAGATTAAcagataatcataaaatatggtATGAATGGTGTGTCAATGAACCAACTAGTACAAATATACACAATTATAATGCCCGACATTTTTCTATTGGTAAATAA
- a CDS encoding E3 SUMO-protein ligase PIAS, putative, translating into MSYNVSNTKLADCLNKLRVYDLNQLCRKFLLPQNGKKIAIIERILECITDVEREEQIYEFILATKPSIFELNKGKKTNNKASNNDNNNDTLNNNKSNNNSNNSYVNNNKNNNVLCINNDSNNQEISDINTGKKNSPQAAKKGKVKIYEESNEFSSCACGGMVKNVSSKNCVVKCIECEKPQHISCYIQNSSISKNMQDYKILCVACRLKDMDPFYPLKQILWMKSLNANSEKIMINANDIKSWKNENKEVIIFCIHIDKTDLSGTISVKQEWPKTFTLKVNGNVIEKISEPTWEHKRRDSPLKITHVLHAGNNNIDINITNYEVPKLFVLAFLLCKIETEQNIIENIILNSSLNFKEAKNRIIHILSIKHDDDEVMCMEINRKISLNCPFSLDRILIPCRGIKCSHIQCFDLKSFIDITKKTKAFNNRWKCPVCSFFLRPKHLVIDTFITYILSQVPKDIKEVELNKTGEIIFNHNNSESKILKSIDDTDLPNLQKMGFEIKTEQSIDNNGNNDGKENNINTNEIIILDSDSETDAENNENTNDNVIANAIEKTNHDIVQDGREVICISDSDDNDNTPLISKKSESPPKNKLPFSIGMANYGNNQYLSSFFVRNINDMDKINIIPNIYSNFNEIVSNALNDIDPIQFNEIYLSNKILNPEIIQKNNDDKLNDDQSNSNMNNAGDKEPNKFNISNDNNNEILKNTTILKPSNDNLNNSLLFFCNKDNLVSQDMFFFNTTLEALSLNPDNRYMNYSDAVNSNNNNNNNTILNETAENNQNDNLEKLNTSNALDLFDKDLILPTASVNNNLTNEVRNYFDENNNNDANKDNSSNKDNSSNKDNGSNKDNSSNKDNSSNKEKDNGNIEYEQLKDISSPHNRINLNQLPNSENCETTENNKTEESQKTDEKNEAKENAENEKNDDESNLNKKKRKKDEEEEEKEKETPRKK; encoded by the exons ATGTCGTATAATGTTAGCAATACAAAATTGGCTGATTg CTTAAATAAATTGAGAGTATACGACCTTAATCAATTATGTCGGAAATTTCTTTTACCACAAAATGGAAAGAAGATAGCAATAATTGAACGAATTTTAGAATGTATAACAGATGTTGAGAGAGAAGAgcaaatatatgaatttatattaGCGACAAAACCATCTATAtttgaattaaataaaggaAAGAAAACAAATAACAAAGCTtcaaataatgataataataacgacACCctcaataataataaatctaataataatagtaataattcttacgtgaataataataaaaataataatgtattatgCATTAATAATGATTCAAATAATCAAGAAATCAGTGATATAAATACGGGGAAAAAAAATTCCCCTCAAGCCGCGAAAAAGGGAAAAG TGAAAATATATGAAGAGAGCAACGAGTTTTCTTCATGTGCATGTGGGGGAATGGTAAAAAATGTTTCGAGTAAAAATTGTGTAGTAAAATGCATAGAATGTGAAAAGCCGCAACACATCAGTTGCTATATACAAAATTCAAGTATaagtaaaaatatgcaagattataaaatattatgtgTGGCATGTCGGTTAAAAGACATGGACCCATTTTATCCTCTTAAACAAATATTATGGATGAAAAGTTTAAATGCAAACTctgaaaaaataatgattaacgcaaatgatataaaaagttggaaaaatgaaaataaagaagttataatattttgtatacATATTGATAAAACAGATTTAAGTGGTACTATTTCTGTAAAACAAGAATGGCCAAAAACTTTTACTTTAAAAGTTAATGGTAAtgttatagaaaaaatatctGAGCCAACATGGGAGCATAAAAGAAGGGACAGTCCTCTTAAAATTACACATGTATTACACGCtgggaataataatatagatataaatattacaaaTTATGAAGTACCGAAATTATTTGTTCTTGCCTTTTTATTATGCAAAATAGAAAcagaacaaaatattatagaaaatattatattaaatagctctttaaattttaaagaagcaaaaaatagaataattcatattttgTCAATAAAACATGACGATGATGAAGTAATGTGTATGGAAATCAATAGAAAAATAAGTCTGAATTGCCCTTTTTCATTAGATAGAATATTAATACCTTGCCGAGGTATTAAATGCTCTCATATTCAATGTTTCGATTTAAAATCATTTATTGATATAACTAAAAAAACTAAAGCTTTTAATAATAGATGGAAATGCCCAGTGtgctctttttttttaagaccAAAACATTTAGTAATTGATACTttcattacatatattttgtcACAAGTTCCTAAAGATATTAAAGAAGTCGAACTTAACAAAACGGGTGAAATCATATTTAATCATAATAATTCTGAatcaaaaattttaaaaagtatTGATGATACTGATTTGCCAAACTTACAAAAAATGGGATTTGAAATTAAAACCGAGCAAAGTATAg ataataatggaaataatgATGGAAAAGAAAACAACATCAATACGAacgaaattattattttagatTCTGATTCAGAAACAGATGCAGAAAATAATGAGAATACCAATGACAATGTCATTGCCAATGCCATAGAAAAAACGAACCACGATATTGTACAAG atggACGTGAAGTTATATGCATATCTGACAGcgatgataatgataatactCCATTGATCAGTAAAAAATCCGAGAGCCCCCCCAAAAATAAATTACCTTTTTCAATAGGTATGGCTAATTATGGAAATAATCAATATTTAAGTAGTTTTTTTGTAAGAAACATTAATGATATggacaaaataaatattattccaaatatttattcaaattttAACGAAATTGTTTCGAATGCTTTAAATGACATTGATCCCATTCAatttaatgaaatatatttatcaaacaaaatattaaatccggaaataattcaaaaaaataatgatgacaAATTAAATGATGATCAAAGCAATAGTAACATGAATAATGCTGGTGACAAAGAAccaaacaaatttaatattagcaatgataataataacgaaattttaaaaaacacGACGATACTTAAACCTAgtaatgataatttaaataattctcttttgtttttttgtaaCAAAGATAATTTGGTATCACAAgacatgtttttttttaatacaacATTAGAAGCACTAAGTTTAAATCCCGATAATAGATATATGAATTATTCTGATGCTgtaaatagtaataataataataataataatacaattttaaatGAGACAGCagaaaataatcaaaatgataatttggaaaaattaaatacctCTAATGCACTCGATTTATTTGATAAAGATTTAATTTTACCAACTGCTAGTGTTAATAACAATTTAACTAATGAGGTACGAAATTATTTCGAtgaaaacaataataatgatgcaaataaagataatagtagtaataaagataatagtagtaataaagataatggtagtaataaagataatagtagtaataaagataatagtagtaataaagaaaaagataACGGTAATATTGAATATGAACAACTTAAAGATATATCTTCGCCTCACAATCgaataaatttaaatcaaCTTCCAAATTCTGAAAATTGCGAAACCacagaaaataataaaacggAAGAAAGTCAAAAAACTGATGAAAAAAACGAGGCTAAAGAAAATGCTGagaacgaaaaaaatgatgatgaatcaaatttaaataaaaaaaaaaggaaaaaggatgaagaagaagaagaaaaagaaaaagaaacaCCGCGAAAAAAATGA